Proteins encoded by one window of Gordonia jinghuaiqii:
- the rsmH gene encoding 16S rRNA (cytosine(1402)-N(4))-methyltransferase RsmH, producing MDDTRDDSRRTGEYGHIPVMGARIVELLTPALDADEPRVFLDATLGAGGHSQLILETFPLVRVIGIDRDASALDIARRRLQPYADRISLHQATFHEIDDVLAAAGEETIDAALFDLGVSSMQLDQAGRGFAYALDAPLDMRMNADDPLTAADVLNTYSHGELARVLSEYGEERFAGRIASAVLREREKEPFTTSARLVELLYDSIPAATRRTGGHPAKRTFQALRIEVNHELDVLREALPAALSALAVGGRIAVMSYQSLEDRIVKHEFAARTTSTSPRGLPVELPGTAPKFRLVTRGAERADEDELAVNPRSAPVRVRAIERVEKG from the coding sequence GTGGACGACACACGTGACGACTCTCGCCGCACCGGCGAATACGGGCACATCCCGGTCATGGGTGCACGAATCGTCGAATTGCTCACTCCCGCACTGGATGCTGACGAGCCGCGGGTCTTCCTCGACGCCACCCTCGGCGCCGGTGGACACAGTCAGCTGATTCTGGAGACCTTCCCGCTCGTGCGTGTGATCGGCATCGATCGCGACGCGTCGGCACTCGACATCGCCCGGCGGCGCCTCCAGCCGTACGCCGATCGGATCTCTCTGCATCAGGCGACATTCCACGAGATCGACGACGTCCTCGCAGCTGCGGGTGAGGAGACGATCGATGCGGCACTGTTCGACCTCGGTGTGTCGTCGATGCAACTCGACCAGGCCGGCCGCGGGTTCGCCTATGCGCTCGACGCGCCGCTGGACATGCGGATGAACGCCGACGACCCGCTCACCGCCGCCGACGTGCTCAACACCTATTCCCACGGCGAACTCGCTCGCGTCCTCTCCGAATACGGTGAAGAACGCTTCGCCGGCCGGATCGCCTCCGCGGTCCTGCGTGAACGCGAGAAGGAACCGTTCACCACCAGCGCGCGACTCGTCGAACTGCTCTACGACTCCATTCCCGCAGCCACCCGGCGGACCGGAGGGCACCCGGCCAAGCGCACCTTCCAGGCATTGCGCATCGAGGTCAATCACGAGCTCGACGTCCTGCGTGAGGCGCTGCCGGCAGCGCTGTCCGCGCTGGCCGTCGGGGGGCGGATCGCGGTGATGAGCTATCAGTCACTCGAGGACCGAATCGTCAAGCACGAGTTCGCCGCCCGGACCACCTCCACGTCCCCACGCGGTTTGCCGGTCGAATTGCCCGGCACCGCGCCGAAGTTCCGTCTCGTCACCCGGGGCGCCGAGCGCGCCGACGAGGACGAGCTCGCCGTCAATCCGCGATCCGCACCGGTGCGCGTCCGGGCGATCGAACGAGTCGAGAAGGGCTGA
- the mraZ gene encoding division/cell wall cluster transcriptional repressor MraZ: MSPRFVGTYTPKLDDKGRLTLPAKFRDALAGGVVVTKGQDHSLSVYRTEEFDAIAARIVEASRNDPDLRAFQRTFFAGSEEQRPDGQGRISLSGDHRVYAGLSKECVVFGSFDHLEIWDSAAWDEYQTQHEENFSAANSAALNAVL, encoded by the coding sequence ATGTCCCCGCGATTTGTCGGCACCTACACGCCCAAATTGGACGACAAGGGGCGGCTCACGCTGCCCGCGAAGTTCCGCGACGCACTGGCAGGAGGGGTAGTGGTCACCAAAGGCCAAGACCACAGCTTGTCGGTGTATCGGACCGAAGAGTTCGATGCGATCGCGGCGAGGATCGTCGAGGCGTCACGCAACGACCCCGATCTGCGTGCGTTTCAGCGAACGTTCTTCGCCGGTTCGGAAGAACAGCGGCCGGACGGTCAGGGCAGGATCAGCTTGTCCGGCGACCACCGGGTCTATGCGGGACTGTCCAAGGAGTGCGTGGTGTTCGGCAGCTTCGATCACCTCGAGATCTGGGATTCGGCCGCGTGGGACGAGTACCAGACCCAGCACGAGGAGAACTTCTCGGCAGCCAACTCGGCCGCGTTGAACGCGGTGCTGTAG